CATAAGGAAGGTCGTATGGATCTCGAGAAGCTGCATATTCCCGAAATTGCAATTACCGAAAAGTGGTATGCCAAGACCGTCGGCGAAGATGAGTTCGTGGTAATCACCCCCGAAGAAAAGGAATTGGTTAGGGGTAAGATCGGTGAAGAAGTCGTCGCTCCCTATGCCGGCGATACTTTGGTAATCAAGGTGAAGCTCATGCGTGCTGAACCGGGACAGCTATTTGTTATTGCTGAAAGCGATCCCCTGGATGCTGTTCGCGGTCTTGTTTCCAAGCTTAATGTGGCTGAAAAAGGCAAGCAGACCGGCATCATCGGTGTTTCCTATACTCACCAGTACCCCGATCGTGCAGCGGCCATCTTGAATTCCATTGCAAACATCTATCTGCGTCAGAATGTTGAAATGCGCAGTGCTGAAGCAGAAAAGACTTTGGAATTCCTTGAAAATCAGCTGCCCGGTGTTAAGGCCAAGTTGGACACCGCTGAACGCAAGTTGGCCGACTACCGCCATAAGATTGGTTCCGTTGATATGAGCGGTGAAACCCGAGTCCACCTGGAAAAGGAAACGGACTTGCAACGTCAGATTCTTAAGTTGGAACAGGATCGTCAAGAGGCAACTCGTCTGTTCAAGGAAGAACATCCGGCTATTGTAACTATCCAGAAACAGCAGGACCGTCTTCGTGCCGAATTGGGTAAGCTAAAGTCTTCCGCAGCCAAGATGCCCTTGACCCAGCAGGAAGTCTTGAGCCTCCAGGAAGAAGTGGCTGTTAATAATGCGCAGTATACTTCCATGCTCAACAACATCCAGCAGCTCCGTGTGGTTCGCGCAGGAGAAGTGGGTAACGTTCGTATTGTGGACTATGCCCAGATTGAACGCAAGCCCTCTAAGCCCAACAAGAAGGTCATCTTTGCCGGTTGCGTTGCCGGTGCATTCCTCCTTGGTGCCTTGCTGATTTACTTGCTGCAGATGACTAAGCGCGGTGTTCGTAGTTCTCTTGAAATCGAACGCGAAACTGGCGTTAGCGTCTATGCCAAGATTCCCAAGTCTGAAAACAAGATTCTTGCAATCCGTAAGAAGGGCAAGAACACTCTGCCGTTGGTG
This sequence is a window from Fibrobacter sp.. Protein-coding genes within it:
- a CDS encoding polysaccharide biosynthesis tyrosine autokinase: MEQNSQNFSQSSNSSAKQDDEIDLLEVLGILLKHKLFLGFCIIVGCVVGFLASNWMRPEYTSDALLQIDVKGNKAGKAMGEMGALLDVASPAEAEIELLKSRMVLSYVVEQEHLCFNAYPKDPLKRLTHKEGRMDLEKLHIPEIAITEKWYAKTVGEDEFVVITPEEKELVRGKIGEEVVAPYAGDTLVIKVKLMRAEPGQLFVIAESDPLDAVRGLVSKLNVAEKGKQTGIIGVSYTHQYPDRAAAILNSIANIYLRQNVEMRSAEAEKTLEFLENQLPGVKAKLDTAERKLADYRHKIGSVDMSGETRVHLEKETDLQRQILKLEQDRQEATRLFKEEHPAIVTIQKQQDRLRAELGKLKSSAAKMPLTQQEVLSLQEEVAVNNAQYTSMLNNIQQLRVVRAGEVGNVRIVDYAQIERKPSKPNKKVIFAGCVAGAFLLGALLIYLLQMTKRGVRSSLEIERETGVSVYAKIPKSENKILAIRKKGKNTLPLVEEDPEDPASEAFRSLYTAIDFSVGEQKVIMVTGMIPGVGKSFVSKNLAALYAGSGKKTLLIDADMRRGVVYSKHKLGLGDILSGRCSLEDAVADSITKNLYVIGAGATDVSPSELLRGTKFKEILDYASKSYDTIIVDTPPLNLVTDSELIFPVVDFALFVLHYGRHSMDQIKETMIKIERCGNKPHALVLNHCESDGHGYGGYGGYGGYGHYGSYKKKKK